The following nucleotide sequence is from bacterium.
AGGAAGCTCGGCTGGTCGAAGCGCGTCGCCCCAGAGGAGCCGCGCTACGACCCCGACGAGCTGCTCGGCGTGACCTCGTTCGACGTGCGCCGGCCGTTCGAGGTGCGCGAGGTGCTGGCCCGCATCGTCGACGGCTCGCGCTTCCACGAGTTCAAGCCGACCTACGGCACGACGCTCGTCTGCGGCTACGCACACGTGCACGGCTACCCGGTCGGCATCCTCGCGAACAACGGCGTGCTCTTCTCCGAGTCGTCGGAGAAGGGCGCGCAGTTCATCCAGCTGTGCAACCAGACCGACACGCCGATCCTGTTCTTCCAGAACATCACCGGCTTCATGGTCGGCAGCCGCTACGAGCAGGGCGGCATCATCAAGGACGGCGCCAAGCTCATCAACGCGGTTTCGAACAGCACCGTACCGCACCTCACGATGATGATCGGGGCGTCGTACGGGGCCGGGAACTACGGCATGTCGGGCCGCGCCTACGAGCCGCGCTTCGTGTTCGCGTGGCCGAACCACCGCATCGCGGTGATGGGTCCCGAGCAGCTCGCGGGCGTGCTCTCGATCGTGCGCCGGCAGGCGGCGGAGCGCTCGGGCCAGGCGTTCGACGAGGAGCAGGACCGCGGGCTCCGCGCCATGGTCGAGCAGCAGATCGGGCGCGAGTCGAACGCCTTCTTCGCCACCGCGCGCCTGTGGGACGACGGCATCGTCGACCCGCGCGACACGCGCACGGTGCTCGGCATCACGCTGTCGGCGGTGCACTCCGCGCCGATCGCCGGCGCGCGCGGCTACGGCGTGTTCCGCATGTGAGCCGGGGGGCCGGCCGGGCACGGGCGGTCCGGCCACGGCGGCCCGTTGCGGTCGCCGAGCGAGGTCACGACGGCGCGCCACGGACGCGGCGGCTCGCTCGCGGGCGCGAGCACCGTGCGCACCCGGTACGGCGCGCACAGGAACAGCCGATGCGCCTCGCCGAGGTCGAACGTCAGGTGGTTCGCCCAGTTCTCCGGGATCACGACCTCGCGGACGTCCGCACGTCCCGCCGCCGCCGCGTCGATGGCGCGCAGCCAGCCCGCGGCGTCGCGCGCGCTGCCTTCGATGCCGCGGATCTCGGGCCCGAGGATCGTGGCCGGCAGGACGAAGCGTCCCTCGTACGCGACGACGAGGAACGCGACGCCGAGCGAGGCCGCCGTCGCGAGCCGCCCCGGCAGCGCGGCGAGCGGGGCCGCCGCCGCCACCGCGAGCCCGAACGCGCCGATGCCGACGTAGGCCGACGCGAAGTGCTGCGGCAGGAACAGGACGGGGGCGATCCCCACCACGAAGGCGGCGACTCCGAAGGCGAGGAGGCGGAGCGCGCGGCCGCTCGCGGGGCGCACGAGGACGAGGGCGCCGAGCACCGTGGCGAGCGCGAGCACGATCGCCCCCAGCGCCCGCAGCGCCGGCGCCTCGGACGCCCACGGCCACAGCGCCGTGGCGGCGACCCGGGCGTAACGGCCGAGGCTCTCGAGCGTCGTCGCCGGGTCGAAGTCGAGGCCGTAGTGCTGCCAGAAGACGCTGGCGCCGACGGGATGGCGCGCCGGCAGGACCACGTGACCCCACCAGAGCTTCGCCGCCGTCACCGCGGCGACGAGCAGCCACGGCAGCCGCAGCGCACGCAGCGAGGCCGCGCACCGGTCGCGCGGCTCGACGAGCAGCGCGAGCAGGGTGAGCAGCGCCGGCAGCACGACGGCGTGCTCGCTGGCGAGCAGCCCGAGCCCGGTGGTCGCGAGCGCCGCGAGCCCACGCCGGTGCGGCGGTACCCGCAGCCACAGCCACACGCCGAGCAGCACGACCAGCGCCGCGCCGGTCATGGTGAAGTAGGCCAGCCAGCGCGCCGCCACCGTGTGTCCCGGAGCGGCCGTGTAGAAGAGCGCGCAAGCGAGCGCCGGGCCGTCGCCGCGCAGCAGCCGGCGGGCGATCGCCCAGACGAGGAGGGCGGCGAGGGCGTGCGCGGCCAGGTGCACGATCTGCCAACGCGTCGGATCGAGCCCAAAGAGCGCCTGCTGGACGCCGAAGTACGCGACCGTCGTGAGGGGGCGATACTGGAGCCAGCCGTGCGACGGCGCGAACACGTCGGCGAGGCCGCGCAGCTCGGCGACGTCGTGCAGCACCCAGAAGTCGTCGAGCGCGAAGAAGCGCCCGACGAAGATGCCGTGGGAGACCGTCTGGTAGCCGAGGAGGAGGACGGTCACGGCGACGAGCCACGCCCAGGGTCGCCGCCGCCGTTCCACGCGCCGCGAGGGGTAGACGTGCGCCCGCGGTCGGTCAAGCCGGTCGCGCCGCGCGGCGTGCGGCTTGACCGCGGCGACGGCGGCGGGCGAGACGCTCGCAATGGATCATCGCGGGCGGGTCGTCGTCGTCACGGGAGCGTCGTCGGGCATCGGCCGGCAGGTGGCGCTCGACTTCGCGGCGCGCGGCGCCGACCTCGTGCTGGTCGCACGCCGGGCGGCGCTGCTGGACGACGTGGCCGCGGCGTGCCGGGCGCGCGGGGTGCGCATCGAGCCGCTGGCGCTCGACGTCGCCGCGCCCGACGCTCCGGCGGCGATCGTCGGCGCCGCGGCGGCGCGGCTCGGCCGGCTCGACGTGCTCGTCAACAACGCCGGCATCTCGAAGCACAAGCAGATCTACGCGGTGACGCCCGGCGACCTCGAGCAGACGATCGCCGTCAATCTGCTCGCGCCCATGCGGCTCACGCTGGCGGCGCTGCCCGCCATGCTGCGCCAGGGCGGCGGCTGCGTGGTGAACGTCTCGTCGGTCGCCGGCAAGCTGCCGCCGCCGCGCGAGTCGGTGTACGCCGCCTCGAAGTTCGGCCTGACCGGGTTCACGGAGGGCCTCTGGCTCGACCTCCAGGGCTCCGGCGTGCACGCGGCGGTCATCCACGTCGGGCCGGTCGACACCGAGATATGGGAGAAGGTCGACGAGCCGGCGGCGTTTCAGGGCCGCAAGTGGCCGGCGTCGGCGGTGTCGGCGGCCGTGCTGCGGGCCGTCGAGGAGCGGCGGCACGAGATCTGGGTACCCGGGCGCTACCGCTTCGCATGGCTCTTCCGCATCCTCATGCCTGGGGCGTTCCGCGCCGGCTCGGCCCGCTTCGACCCGGTGCCGCCCGAGGTGGTGGCGGCCGCGCGGGCGCGGGCCGGCGCGTTCGAGTGAATCCGGGACCGCCGCTATAGTCCAAGGGTCGGCTCGGAGCCGCGCCGCGTGAGACACCTACCGACCCTCACCGCCGTCGCCGTCTGGCTCGCGATGGCGGCGCTGCTGGTGGCCCGGCAGACGCCTGCCCCCGGGCTCGACGCCACGGGCCTCGCGGCGGCGCCGGTCGAGGCCGCGGGCGGGCGCGACGAGTGGTTCGGGCTCTACCAGGGCGTGCACAAGATCGGACACACGCGCCGGCAGACGACGCGGACCGACGACGGCTGGCGCTTCCGCGACGAGTCGACGTTCGTGCTCGCGATGCTGGGAACGCCCCAGCGCGTGACCACGACGCTCGACGCCGAGACCGACGCGGCCTTCGCCCTGCGCCGCTTCCGCTTCGTGCTGACCTCGCCCGCAGCGACCTTCGCCGCCACCGGCGAGAGCGACGGCCGGACCCTCGAGGCCCGCTACGGCGCCGAGGGCCGCGGCGAGACGCTGACCCTGCCGCTCGCCGAGCCGATCCATCTCCCCGGCATGCTCCGGCCGCGCATCGCGGCGGCGTCGCCGGCGCCCGGCACGCGCTACGCGCACGAGGTGCTGAGCCCGATGACCCTGCGCAACGAGCCGGTGTCGACGCTGGTCGAGGCGCGCGAGGAGCTGGACGGACGCAGCGTGCTGCGCCTGGTCGAGGAGCACCAGGGCATGAAGGCGCGCGTCTGGGTCGCCGACGACGGCAGCGTCGTGCGCGAGGAGGCGCAGATGGGCTTCCAGCTGCGCGCCGAGCCGCGCGCGCAGGCGCTCGCCGGCATCGACGACGCCGCGCCGCTCGACATCGCCGTCTCCACCCGCATCCCGCTCCGCGGCACGGTGGCGGCGCCGCGTGAGCGGGCACGGCTCGTGCTGCGGGTCACGGGCGAGGCCGCGAGCCGCATCCCGCAGGCACCGCCGCGCCAGCGCATGGCCGCCGGCGTGCTCACCGTCGTGCGCGAGCCGCCGCCGGCCGAGGGCGCTCCGGCCGACGTCCCCGAGGTCGTGCGGCCGTGGCTGGCGGCGTCGCCGTTCATCGAGTCGGACCACCCGACGATCGTGGCGCGGGCGCGGTCGATCGTCGGCGAGGAGACGGATGCCGTGCGGCAGGCGGCGCGGCTCGTCGGTTGGGTGCACACGCGCATGACGCCCGAGCCGACGATGACGGTGCCGAGCGCGCGCGAGGTGCTGCGCACCATGCGCGGCGACTGCAACGAGCACGCGGTGCTGCTCGCGGCGCTGGCGCGCGCCGCCGGCATTCCGGCGCGCGTCGCCGCGGGGGCCGTCTATCTCGACGACGGCTTCTACTACCACGCCTGGACCGAGCTCTGGCTGTCCGGCCGCTGGATCAGCGCCGACGCCGTCTTCGATCAGATGCCGGCCGACGCCACGCACGTGAAGCTGCTCGACGGCGGGCCCGAGCGCCATCTCGAGCTGGCGCAGGTGGTGGGCCGGCTCGCGTTCATCTCGGTCGACGACGTGACGCCGGCAGGGGAGGGGGCCTCGTGATCCGCTTCGACGGTCTCGTGAAACGCTACGGCGCGCTCGTCGCCGTCGACGACCTGCGCTGCGACGTCGGCGCGGGCGAGGTCTTCGGCTTCCTCGGCCGCAACGGCGCCGGCAAGACGACGACGATCCGCATGATGATGGGCCTGCTCGAGCCCACGGCGGGCACGGTGCTGCTCGGCGGGCACGACATCCGGCGCGCGCCCGAGGCCGCGAAGGCGATCACCGGCTATCTGCCCGACCGGCCGCATCTCTACGACAAGCTGACGGGTGCCGAGCTGCTGCGCTTCGTCGGCGGCCTCTACGGCCTCGGCGCCGCCGAGGCGGCGCGGCGCGGCGACGCGTTGCTCGAGGAATTCGCCCTGGTCGCGCAGGCGGGCGAGCTGGTCGAGACGTTCTCGCACGGCATGAAGCAGCGCCTTGCGCTGGCGGCGGCGCTGATCCACCGGCCGCGCATCCTCGTCCTCGACGAGCCGATGGTCGGCCTCGATCCCGAGGGCGCGCTCGAGCTGCGTCGCCGCCTCGGCCGGCTCTCCGGCGAGGGCGTGACGATCTTCCTCTCCACGCACAGCCTCGCCGTCGCCGAGGAGCTGTGCAGCCGCATCGCGATTCTCGACCACGGCCGGCTGGTGGCGCTCGGCACGCTCGCCGAGCTGCGGGCG
It contains:
- a CDS encoding acyl-CoA carboxylase subunit beta, yielding MEVLRSHADTRSEGYRQNREAFLEQLAILDEQLAIVRAAGGEKYVARHHARGKLMARERIELLLDRDSPFLEIAPLAAWGTDFGLGGSIVSGIGVVSGVECVVTANEPTLKGGSLNPYSVKKSGRTMEICAQNRLPIINLTESGGADLPFQAETFVPGGQGFREITRRSKERIPTICLVFGSSTAGGAYVPGMSDYVVMVKGGARVFLGGPPLVKMAIHEDVDEETLGGAEMHSRVSGVSDYLAADEREAIRLGREIVAQLNWRKLGWSKRVAPEEPRYDPDELLGVTSFDVRRPFEVREVLARIVDGSRFHEFKPTYGTTLVCGYAHVHGYPVGILANNGVLFSESSEKGAQFIQLCNQTDTPILFFQNITGFMVGSRYEQGGIIKDGAKLINAVSNSTVPHLTMMIGASYGAGNYGMSGRAYEPRFVFAWPNHRIAVMGPEQLAGVLSIVRRQAAERSGQAFDEEQDRGLRAMVEQQIGRESNAFFATARLWDDGIVDPRDTRTVLGITLSAVHSAPIAGARGYGVFRM
- a CDS encoding SDR family NAD(P)-dependent oxidoreductase; the encoded protein is MDHRGRVVVVTGASSGIGRQVALDFAARGADLVLVARRAALLDDVAAACRARGVRIEPLALDVAAPDAPAAIVGAAAARLGRLDVLVNNAGISKHKQIYAVTPGDLEQTIAVNLLAPMRLTLAALPAMLRQGGGCVVNVSSVAGKLPPPRESVYAASKFGLTGFTEGLWLDLQGSGVHAAVIHVGPVDTEIWEKVDEPAAFQGRKWPASAVSAAVLRAVEERRHEIWVPGRYRFAWLFRILMPGAFRAGSARFDPVPPEVVAAARARAGAFE
- a CDS encoding transglutaminase domain-containing protein codes for the protein MRHLPTLTAVAVWLAMAALLVARQTPAPGLDATGLAAAPVEAAGGRDEWFGLYQGVHKIGHTRRQTTRTDDGWRFRDESTFVLAMLGTPQRVTTTLDAETDAAFALRRFRFVLTSPAATFAATGESDGRTLEARYGAEGRGETLTLPLAEPIHLPGMLRPRIAAASPAPGTRYAHEVLSPMTLRNEPVSTLVEAREELDGRSVLRLVEEHQGMKARVWVADDGSVVREEAQMGFQLRAEPRAQALAGIDDAAPLDIAVSTRIPLRGTVAAPRERARLVLRVTGEAASRIPQAPPRQRMAAGVLTVVREPPPAEGAPADVPEVVRPWLAASPFIESDHPTIVARARSIVGEETDAVRQAARLVGWVHTRMTPEPTMTVPSAREVLRTMRGDCNEHAVLLAALARAAGIPARVAAGAVYLDDGFYYHAWTELWLSGRWISADAVFDQMPADATHVKLLDGGPERHLELAQVVGRLAFISVDDVTPAGEGAS
- a CDS encoding ABC transporter ATP-binding protein, which produces MIRFDGLVKRYGALVAVDDLRCDVGAGEVFGFLGRNGAGKTTTIRMMMGLLEPTAGTVLLGGHDIRRAPEAAKAITGYLPDRPHLYDKLTGAELLRFVGGLYGLGAAEAARRGDALLEEFALVAQAGELVETFSHGMKQRLALAAALIHRPRILVLDEPMVGLDPEGALELRRRLGRLSGEGVTIFLSTHSLAVAEELCSRIAILDHGRLVALGTLAELRARAAAEAGRAHDRGDATLEAVFLDILRAPVLRASA